In Thunnus thynnus chromosome 13, fThuThy2.1, whole genome shotgun sequence, the following proteins share a genomic window:
- the fam114a2 gene encoding protein FAM114A2: MSDSEATAAEGSKAAPAEIQDDSPAETPDSSAPTTPDISTDVAPTRKARRRPEAKPAAEVKEMPKVEEQPAKISTESAVAQGGWGYWGNWGKSILSTATATVATVGQGLTQVIEKAETSLGIPSPTELSAQVEEEQKEHDGASSETDRAEGDGTTAVGSAMGMLSSLTSVVQSTSKTVITGGLDALEFIGKKTMDVIAEGDPGFKKTKGLMIRNSTLSQVLREAKEREELQTAEKESPDSEKKPVAHYGMLFDEYQGLSHLEALEILSRESESKVKSVLTTLSGDEVVQLRGELDLIKDSFSLVEFDDEEVDEKKDEDGSEFEKELTEALEGLSVSATADKLNKACKSTCSQITDMTKPENEEEESEEDGKKTLSVEEVHAAAIRSLAELTARSIELFHKLAEMILFSNGNAEASVLSQLTVVLCKEISLLSKKFTSCLTTAGSNEKGDVLNPLITGVFLEASNSASYIQDAFQLLMPILEISHIQRRAESTEQ; encoded by the exons ATGTCAGACAGTGAAGCTACAGCAGCTGAGGGTTCAAAGGCGGCACCGGCAGAGATTCAGGATGACTCTCCTGCCGAAACTCCTGACAGCTCTGCGCCCACCACGCCTGACATCTCGACTGACGTGGCCCCGACGAGGAAAGCCAGGAGGAGACCAGAGGCCAAACCTGCAGCTGAAGTTAAGGAGATGCCGAAAGTAGAAGAGCAGCCTGCAAAG atatCCACCGAGTCTGCAGTGGCTCAGGGCGGCTGGGGATACTGGGGCAACTGGGGCAAATCCATCTTATCCACAGCAACAGCTACTGTGGCCACTGTGG gCCAGGGGCTGACCCAGGTGATAGAGAAGGCCGAGACGTCGCTGGGAATCCCCAGTCCGACCGAGCTATCAGCTCAGGTGGAAGAAGAGCAGAAAGAACATG ATGGAGCCagcagtgagacagacagagcggAGGGAGATGGAACAACAGCGGTGGGAAGCGCGATGGGAATGTTGTCGTCGCTCACCAGCGTCGTGCAGAGCACG AGTAAGACGGTGATAACAGGTGGGCTGGATGCTCTGGAGTTCATCGGGAAGAAGACCATGGATGTGATAGCAGAAGGTGATCCCGGCTTTAAGAAGACCAAAGGACTGATGATCAGGAACTCCACCCTGTCTCAG gtgttGAGGGAGGCGAAGGagcgagaggagctgcagacgGCTGAGAAGGAGTCGCCAGATTCCGAGAAGAAGCCGGTCGCTCACTACGGGATGCTTTTTGATGAATATCAGGGTCTGTCGCACCTCGAGGCTCTGGAGATTTTGTCTCGGGAGAGCGAGTCTAAG GTGAAGTCAGTGCTCACCACTCTTTCGGGAGACGAGGTGGTGCAGCTCAGAGGAGAGCTGGATCTCATCAAggactctttctctctggtgGAGTTTGATGACGAGGAAGTGGACGAGAAGAAAG ATGAAGACGGCTCAGAGTTTGAGAAGGAGTTAACGGAGGCGTTGGAGGGTCTCAGTGTCTCTGCCACAGCCGACAAACTCAACAAG GCCTGCAAGAGCACCTGCAGCCAGATCACTGACATGACCAAACCAGAGAACGAGGAGGAAGAGAGCGAGGAGGACGGgaagaaaacactgtctgtaGAG GAGGTTCATGCCGCAGCCATCAGGAGTCTGGCGGAGCTGACGGCTCGATCCATCGAGCTTTTCCACAAACTGGCTGAGATGATCCTCTTCTCCAACGGCAACGCAGAGGCCAGCGTCCTGTCACA GTTAACTGTTGTTCTGTGTAAAGAAATCTCACTACTTTCCAAGAAGTTCACCTCCTGCTTAACAACAGCAGGG tcaaACGAGAAGGGCGATGTCCTCAACCCGCTGATAACAGGAGTCTTTTTAGAG GCGTCCAACAGTGCTTCCTACATCCAGGATGCTTTCCAGCTGCTGATGCCCATACTGGAGATCTCCCACATCCAGAGGAGAGCTGAATCCACAGAGCAGTGA
- the LOC137196073 gene encoding microfibrillar-associated protein 3-like produces the protein MLLPGKHHLSHVLLTVLLLSGRTADGARNGSELASSVRLAGVPSSGDIVVKEGSSALIKCNVTGGHSDIKWYNSKGPLLGDDTGGKWQIQEKGALNITAVSFEDRGRYTCVASGGADGTSNYTVTLRVAHTDSGLGLYYVIVCLVAFTITMILNVARLCMVSSHLKETERAINEFFRTEGAEKLQKAFEVAKRIPIVTSAKTLELAKVTQFKTMEFARHIEELARSVPLPPLILNCRTGVETVNPGPDSAGHVGRKGSGNRQAIGPPRSDGEEDEVCQALLSSEGRRNDGGGVDIKVSVHAVSEAVGADAEEEKVNGEEKTAAVRLPLLTPGSRTSVSYESNI, from the exons ATGTTATTACCTGGCAAACACCACTTGTCACACGTGCTTCTCACAGTCCTGCTGCTCAGTGGTCGGACAGCGGATGGAGCTCGTAACGGGTCAGAATTGGCGTCCTCTGTGCGGCTGGCCGGTGTCCCCTCCAGCGGGGACATCGTGGTGAAGGAGGGATCCAGCGCGCTGATCAAGTGTAACGTGACCGGAGGCCACAGTGACATCAAGTGGTACAACTCTAAAGGACCTCTGCTGGGTGATGACACTG GTGGGAAGTGGCAGATTCAGGAAAAGGGCGCCCTGAACATCACTGCAGTCTCCTTTGAGGACCGCGGCCGCTACACGTGTGTCGCCTCCGGTGGCGCCGATGGAACCTCAAACTACACCGTCACTCTACGTGTCGCCCACACCGACAGCGGCCTGGGCCTGTACTATGTCATCGTCTGCCTGGTGGCCTTCACCATCACCATGATCCTCAACGTGGCGCGGCTCTGCATGGTCAGCAGCCACCtcaaggagacagagagggccATCAACGAGTTCTTCCGCACCGAGGGCGCAGAGAAGCTCCAGAAGGCATTTGAGGTCGCCAAGCGCATTCCCATCGTCACATCGGCCAAGACGCTGGAGCTCGCTAAAGTCACGCAGTTCAAGACTATGGAGTTTGCCCGTCACATCGAGGAGCTGGCACGGAGCGTCCCTCTGCCACCGCTCATCCTGAACTGCCGCACAGGTGTGGAGACGGTGAACCCCGGACCTGACTCTGCAGGACATGTAGGGAGGAAGGGGTCTGGAAACAGACAAGCTATAGGCCCGCCCCGCTCtgatggagaggaggatgaggtgTGTCAGGCGCTTCTGTCAAGTGAAGGACGAAGGAATGACGGAGGCGGCGTTGACATCAAAGTGTCAGTCCACGCGGTTTCTGAAGCTGTCGGTGCGGacgcagaagaagagaaggttAATGGTGAGGAGAAGACGGCCGCGGTGCGCCTACCTCTGCTCACACCAGGCTCACGAACAAGTGTGTCCTATGAGAGCAACATATAA